Part of the Lotus japonicus ecotype B-129 chromosome 6, LjGifu_v1.2 genome, ACCTTCTCAGAAAAAGAGTGTTGGTGTTTTTTGATGACATATTGGTCTACAGCAAGGATTGGTCTTCACACTTGGAGCATTTGCAAGAGGTCTTAGACATATTACAAGTGCAAGGCTTGGTAGctaataaaaaaaagtgtttgTTTGGCAAGGAGAGAGTAGAGTATCTGGGACATTTAATTTCTGATAAAGGGGTGGAAGTTGATCCCAGCATGGTGGACAGTGTCACTAGTTGGCCTACACCTAGAAATGTCAAAGGGGTGAGAGGATTCTTGGGCCTCACTGGATATTATAGGAAGTTCATCAGAGATTATGGCAAAATAGCCAGACCCTTGACTGAATTGACCAAGAAGAATGGGTTTGAGTGGAATAACAAGGCTCAGGAGGCTTTTAACACTTTAAAACAGAAACTCACTACTTCACCTGTGCTGGCCTTACCAGATTTTTCCAAAGAATTCACTATTGAGTGTGATGCTTCAGGGGTAGGAGTAGGAGCAATCTTGCTGCAAGACAAGCGACCCATTGCCTATTTCAGCAAGGCATTAGGGGTAAGAAATCTTGCTAAGTCTGCATATGAGAAGGAGTTGATGGCTTTGGGGTTAGCAATTCAGCACTGGAGACCGTATTTGCTGGGAAGGCACTTTAAGGTGACCACTGACCAAagaagtttgaaggaattgcTTCAACAGAAGGTGGTGACCATGGAGCAACAGAATTGGGCAGCCAAGTTGCTTGGGTTTGACTTCGAAATTAGCTACAAGCCAGGGAAACTAAACAAAGGTGCTGATGCACTTTCAAGGGTGAATGAGAATATGGAATTGCACTAGATGGGGTCTCATGTTGATTGGTTGGCAGGGAAGGATTTGAAAGAGGAAGTGAGTCAGGATGAGGAGTTGCAATTGATAATAAAGGCTGttcaagagaagaaagaaagctcTGTGGGATATTCTTATGACAATGGCATTTTGTTGTATGAAGGAAGGTTGGTTCTACCAAGGCATTCTCCTTTGATTCAGACTATGCTAAATGAATTTCATGCTACACCTCAAGGAGGACATTCAGGATTCTATAGAACTTATAGAAGATTGGCTGCTAATGTCTATTGGAGAGGTATGAAGGCTGCTGTACAGAATTTTGTGAAGCAATGTGATGTGTGTCAGAGGCAAAAGTACCTTGCAAGCTCTCCGGGTGGTCTTCTTCAACCCTTACCCATTCCTGATCGAATTTGGGAAGATTTGTCCATGGATTTCATCACTGGCCTTCCTAAGTCTAAAGGATATGAGGCAATTCTAGTGGTGGTGGATAGGTTATCAAAGTATGCTCATTTTATTCCTCTCAAGCACCCTTATACAGCTAGAAGCATAGCAGAGGTATTTGGGAAGGAAATAGTTAGGTTACATGGAGTGCCCTCTTCCATTGTGAGTGACAGAGATCCTATATTTGTAAGCAATTTCTGGAAAGAATTGTTTAAGCTTcaagggactaaattgaagatgAGTATAGCCTACCATCCTGAGTCTGATGGGCAATCTGAAGTGGTGAACAGGTGTTTGGAAACATACTTGAGATGTTTCATTGCTGATCAACCCAAGTCTTGGGTCACTTGGATTCCATGGGCAGAGTATTGGTATAATACTTGCTTCCATGCTTCTACGGGTATGACTCCTTTTGAGGTGGTTTATGGGACGGTCTCCCCCTACTATTACACGCTGGATACAAGGTGACACCAGGGTGGAAGCGGTCCAAAAAGAGCTGTTAGAGCGAGATGAGGCTTTAAGACAGCTAAGGCAGCAGCTAACTAGAGCTCAGGATAGGATGAAACAGTTTGCTGACAGAAAAAGATGTGACAAAAGCTTTAGCATTGGAGAATGGGTCTTTGTTAAGTTAAGGGCCCACCGCCAGAAATCCGTAGTTACAAGAATTCATGCTAAGCTTGCAGCTAGGTACTATGGTCCTTATCCAGTGGTAGCTAGAGTAGGGGCAGTGGCTTACCAACTCAAATTACCTCCAGGGTCAAAGGTGCATCCCGTGTTCCATGTGTCACTTTTGAAGAAGGCTGTAGGCAATTACCAGGAAGGAGAAGAACTCCCTGACCTTGAAGGGGAAAGTGGTTTCCTTATTGAACCCTTGGCAGTTCTGGCAACCAGGTCAGTTCAATTTCAAGGGCAATCCACCAAGCAACTTCTCATTCAGTGGAAGGGACAACAACCTGAGGAGGCTACCTGGGAGGATGCTGAGATGATGCAAAGCCAGTTTCCTTCTTTTTGCCTTGAGGACAAGGCAAGTGTTCATGGAGGGGGCATTGATAGAGTCCAGGGTCTCCAACAATCTGGCAATGTGCCCATGATTGCTGATGGGCCAGTAGGGCCCAAGGCTTGGAAAGTTTATTCTAGAAGAGTCAAGGGTGGCATGACTCATAGTTAGTTAGCCAAGGGGTGACGTGGGGGAAAGAGAGTATCATTCATGTAATCAAAAGGAGTGTGAGGAAAGAGAGGAGGGTATTCTGTTAGAATCATATTGTTAGAGAGCAGATTGCATTGTGCTGCAAATCTGTAGGAGCCTAGCTCTTGTCAGTGAAGAGGAATCCCCTTTCCTCTCCTCTGTAATTCTTCATTCCATATTACTAATTAATACAAGTTCTCCCCTTTTAATTCCTTGCTGTGCTTATTTCTCTGAGTTTATCATTTGGTTCCTAACAGAAGCTTAGCTTTGATGTTAGCTCAGTGTGACTATTCTTTACTTATCGTTTGTCATGCATAGAGCTGTGTTAGAAACTAAAAGATAAAGTAGGTGCCAGCACTGAAATAGGCTATAAAGTCAATATTTTCTTCAGTTTCAATAGTTatcaaatcaaaattcaaaaaaaaaaaacgtgacaATTAAAAGTTTCTTTCATGATTAGATGGTTTTAGAGGTCTTATCATATGCTAAGTCTAATACTTTATTCAAGTAGCGGGTGTTTAAGGCTATTTATCTTCCAACTGTTTTAGCTCCTTACGCCAATCATCCCGTTTTGCTAGCTTCTCTAATTGCTCTGCACTTCTCTGTTGTAGAGCTTCTGTAAGTTGTATCTGCAACCAATAGTCAAAATGGAAAAGCACCATATGAACCCTCTATAGTTCTTCAGCAAGATGGAGAAATTTAAAATACATGTACTAAATTTTGAAAGTCATCCCTTAATATAATAGAAGGTGGGCTTGACAACGGAACTGAACAGGGCATAATATAGCGTTATATAACATTAAATGTTTCATATTTGATTGAGCATAGAAAATTGAAGttaacaaaatatatttttcagatATATAAACAATAACAGAACCATAAATGCCCTCTGACCAAATACTCCCTAGAAAACCATTAAAATATTGGCCACAGATTAATTAAAGCCTATTGTGAGACATATTCATTTGGACTTCTTGCTAAACATAAACATATTTGTTACCCACTTAAGGTATATTGATTGAGGCCTGAACTCCCACTTCATAGGTTCTTGATAaatcagaattcagaaacaAGTCCATAACATCAAGGATGAATTGGCGAGAGATCAGAGTTTAAACATGTTTACGCAGCAATATACATATTTCCAAGTGAGAGTTTTCCTATGAAAGACTGCCTTAAGCATATTGACTTAGGCTAGTGTACCCTTGCGGCTTGCAGTCATATAAATCAAAGTTGCCAATCGTAAAAAGTATTTTAATTGGGATCCTAGGATGAATCTGACGGTTGAACTAAAAACATTGGGCGGGCTAACATATATTCAAGCTGTTGCAGGCCCATAAATAAAACCGTACGTAATATCTGTTGAAGATGTGGAAGATTGAGTACATATATTAGGATTTAGGATTGATCCGTCACTTTTCATCTCTCAAGAATATAATAGAATTTATGTTAcaatattctttatttatttacctATGTAATTATACATGTAATTAGGTTtagatttgtttaaattttattgTTTAGTAACTCTTACTTGTAAAATACATTGTAAGTATCAATAGGAATACAATTCAATAATATTCTAACACTCACAACCATGGAAATCTGTCCCCAATTTGTTCTCCCTTCCGAACTCTTAATAGAAATCTTGTCATGGCTTCCTGTGAAGAGCCTCATACGATTCAAGTGCGTTTGCAAGTCATGGAAATCACTCATCTCTAACGACAAACCATTCGTCAAACTGCAACTGGACAGAAGATCGCCCAAAAACAACCACGTACTCCTCACCTCAAGACAACCACGCTCCTCTGACTGCTGCTTCATTCCGTGCCTCGTGACTCGCTTGCTTGAGGACCCGTCATTCATTATCAAGCAAGATAGATTCCTCCCTTTCGAGGACATCGAGTTCGAAAAGGTCATTGGATCATCTAACGGCTTGGTATGTTTGCAAGTTGGTGGTTATGGTCGCAGGTTATGTTTCTGCCTCTGGAACCCTGCCACGCGCTTGACGTTCCACATGTCGCCACCCTTAACCTTAACCTTAGACGGTAAATTCGGGGCTCTCAATTATGGCTTCGGCTATGATGTTTCATGTAACACTTACAAGGTAAGTTGAAATCCCAATATCCTTTTCAAGATTATCCTTCCAGTTTCATGTCTCAGGATCAAGTAACTTTTGATCGTGCCGTGTCTTCCTCTTTTTCTAAATTGCGTGCGCAATCCTTaatattgtaaaatttaaaattataataccACTTTGATTCATTCATGTTATCAACTTATCTATTATTCTTCAAATTAAGACtgattattttctctttttgctAGGTTGTGGTGGTATTGTCTCTCTATCATCCTAATGatagagtgtccgaaaaagtgACAGTTGTTCATTGCACTGGTGATAGTTGTTGGAGAGAGACTTTGAGCGTCCCTGACGTCCCATTTGAGTTTTATCATATATGTGGAGCGTCTTTAGGTGACTGTGTTAATTGGTTAGCAAACAAGTTCCAACAGTTGCTGATTGTTTCCCTTGACATGCGTGATGAGAAATACCGGTTATTGTCATTACCTGAGGGTACTAGTGATGTGTCTCATGCTGAGATACAGGTTTCGGGAAATTGTCTTTACCTTTTTTATGACCACAAGAGAACCCACTTTATTGTGTGGAAAATGAGAGAGTTTGGAGTTCAAGAGTCTTGGACTCGTTTGGTGAATATTAGTTACAAGCATCTTCAATATGATCTGCTTCATCAATGGCTGATATGCTTGTCTGGAGATGGAGACATCTTTACGCtcgaaaaaaatggaaaattggTTATAATATATAATCTAAGTGACAATAGCGTGAAATATGTTGAATTTCCCAACAAATCTTGGTTGGGTGCCAATGACTATGTAGAGAGTCTGATTTCACCTTGACCTTGTTAAGATTAAGCTCATCGGTGACAGTTTATTTTTCTGATTAATTATGTTTTGTAGTGATTATTGTTATTTAACTTTACTAATTTTTCGGTGACTTTATTGGCTGCTGTTAATTTTAGTTAAGCTTCTTTGGTGCTTGAAAGTGTCGCAGAATATGATGCTAGTTATAAACTTATAATAATTTGTCCACATGCTTAGATAAAAATGATTACTTTTAGAACGTAATTTTAAACCTAAATATAGTTAGTTATTTTGCGCTTATCAAAACTGTACATTTCTTTCAAAATAGTTTATCTACCATACTTAAATGCAGAAAAAGGCTAAACAACAGGGATAATTAAGAAAAGTAGCAGAGCAGTTCAAAAGGATTAGGACAGCTATAcaaatattaaatttcaatGTAAAAGTTTCCCTTAATCTAATGCCAACTGCAGATTTCATCAGAGTACTCAATTGCTCTTTTCTTATTTGCACAGCTAGTATACAGCCACAAGCCTTTGCAGGTCTTTAGAAAGAatgcaagaaaaaaaaatgaaaaaatgcaagaaaaaatGTGACAATGAAAAACATCCTTCATGGATTAAAAGAAAAGTTCATATCCCATGAAGAAAACATCACTAATATCAAGCTAAGAcgtcaattttttttccttcaataTCAAAAGTTATCCTAATGTGAAAATGCAAACAAAAATGAGAAGATGAAAAAATCCTTGTGGATTAAATGGTTAATATCACATTGAGAAAACATCTAAGAGCTACACATTCTTATCATGCTAATTCTAGTACTTTGTTCAAGCAGCTGGTGTTTCAGGCTATTTATCCTCCAACTGTTTTAGCTCCTTACGCCAATCATCCAGTTTTGCTAGCTTCTCTAATTGCTCTGGCTTCAAATCTTGCTCTGCACTTTTCTGTTGTAGGGCTTCTGTAAGCCGTATCTGCAACCAATAGTCAAAATGAAAAAGCACTACATGAACCCTCGATATTTCTTCagcaagatggagaaaattaaAACACATGTACAGATGTACTACATTTTGAAAGTCATCTAAGGTGGTGTTTGACAACAGAACTGAACAGGAAATAACAAAACGTAACAGAACATGACAATAATGTTCTATGTTTGGTGTTAGGTAGCTTCAGGTTATTAGAGTTTAGAACAGAACCATAAGTCTAATACtctaattacatatataaccttaaatgtttaatatttgattgagtaTAGAAAATTGAACTCaacaaaatttattaaataaataaataacagaaTAGAACCATAAATCCCCTCCGACCATTTACTCTCTAGAAAACCATTAAAATATTGGCCACAGTTTAATTAAAGCCTATTGTGACACATTTCATTTGGGCTTCTTGCTAAACATAGACATATTTGTTAGTTGTTACTTGTTACCCATTTGTGATATTTGATTGAAGCCAGGACTCTCACTTCATAGGTTCTTGATAAATCAGGATTCAGAAGTCAATCAATAGCATCAAGATCAATTGGCGAGAGATCAGAGTTTAGACATGTTTAGACAGCAATATGCACATTTCAAAGTAAGGGCAAGAACATATTGACTCCTAGGTTAGTGTACCCTTGCAGCCATAGAAATCAAAGTTGCCAATCATAAATGATATTGAAACTGTGGATAGATAGCAACACCTTACGTAATTCTAGGGATGTTTGAGGGTGGACCAAAGTATTTTTGGTCCATGGGAGCACCAAGGAGTCAAGGACATATTCGGTAATGTATGATCAAGTATCAACACATTAGAAACCCTTTGATTTTCTCACATGCTCAGACCACAAGCGGCTATCAAATCACCATCTCCATTGGTGCCTTTAGAACTCCTCTGGGCGGAACACCTTACAAGAAGCCCACTACCGGCACATCGTCATCATCCTCGTCCACCATGGACCTATTACTTCCTTTCTTGCATTATTGCTTGTTTTCCCTTCTTCAGTACTACAAAACTCCATGGCAGCAGTTACCACGAAAAGGTGCTATTTTCCCAATCTTGCCATCATTGTTTCTTGCCTGAGCACCACTGCTAGCTACCAAGTTGCTCTTTCTCTCCGCAGCACGAACCACCAATCCTTCTGCTGTGAGCTTGCTGGTCACGGTTCTGGAAGCCTTACCGTCCTCTCAAGTTGTTGTAGCCCCTTCCTCTCCCCCTTCTCCGTTTCCTTTTCTTCTATTCTTTTTCCCTCGCTCTCAATTTGTCGTCTGTTTTCTCCACCGTGGACCTCCCACCTCTCTTTAAAAAATAGATGACGATATTGCGTGACCATCATCCTGAATTCAGAGATCAGCTTCCACTTCTGAGTTGTCAAACGAAAACGATAGATGTTGGGGTTTTGGAATCAGGGAAGAGGTGAAAGAGATGTCAGTGTGCATTTACGTTCTTACccttttattttccattcaatcCAAACCGCTCATTTAAAGACTATTCCAAGAATCTCATATCTAATGGTGCTAAATCAGTGGTCTACGGGTAGACCAAATTACCTCCAGTCCACCCTATACAGACCCGTAACTCTATACCATGTTAAGATAACCGTGGAGGAAAGCAATAGCGACCAATGCAATTGTTCATAAGATAACGGACCAAAGTTAATCCCTGACCAGCACTAGCAAAATTTCTAATCTTAAATTCCAGTTTTCGTTTTAAAGCAAATTTAGTCTATATCATCGACCTAACTCTCCATTACCCACTTGGACCCTACATAATTCAATTTCAGGCATTGACTTGTATGCATATATTATATCATAGCTGCATTATTAAGTTCATAAGAAGCTTAATGGAAAACAGAGAAAAAGAGGACCATTCAAGGTATATGGAGATGCAGAACAGATGACCTGTCATATTTACTAAAAGTAACTTCATCAGAGACACGGTTCTTATTAgctaaaaaataacaaatgttTCAAAATCTTCATCACATGCATGCGTGTTGAACAGATAAATCAGGCTAAAACTCCTAACAGAAGAAAGTCGTAAAGAATAGTAAGTTTACCTTCTTTTTCAGCGCTCGAATTCTTTTCTCTATATCTTGACCTGACTCAGAACCGTCAACAGAATTGGCGGCAGGAGTAACAATGGAGGAATCTCCAGAAACAGCTAGCTCATTCATCTGAGTTGTTAATGAATGGACAGGCTCTGATGAATGACTTGAATTCTCAACGGTTGCTAATGTTTCTTGCTCGCCACTATCTTGAGCTACATTTGAGTCCTTATCAAGGGCAGCCTGCAAGAAGTCAAAAAACACGCAACAAAAGCTTGAATATAAGCAGCTCGAGTAACTAAATTCTCTATTGTCACAACAATGGAATACAATTTAATCTACCTATATACCCTACTCATTCGGGAAACTGTAGCTGTCCCTCCCAACAAATGCCTTTTCTGGTATTCGAACTTGTGTTCTCATCCTTATGCTGTCTAACTAACTAGCTTATAGTTATTACTACTAGACCAACAACACCTTGTTGGTTGTACCTAATACACTTTACCATAGCTAAATACTTGCTAATGTAAATGTTGCAGGATATACCTGAAGCCGtttttccttctttctttcATTCCTCTTGCCTGCTTTGGTCCTTGGTTTTGGTTCCAATTCAGGGTCATAACCTGGAGGTCCAGAATGTGAGGCCATCTCCTTCTTAAACTCCTGCATcatcaaataaaataaagactCACTCACAGTGAGTGAGTACAAGTACAAGGCAACATTATGAAATAAAGATGATTGAATCCAACATTCCAACAAAGTGTACTGACGAGGGCAGGTTTGGGATGATAAATAGCGACTTCTTCTTGAGGGACATAGCCGGCTCTGATGCGAATAGGCTTGCGGAGGGTTCCGTCGGGTCGGCGGGTCGGAGCGAGGATCCGTTCGCCTTGTTTTAGGGTTTTGCTGAGCTGATCTGATGCTTGATCTTCGCTGCCACTACACGCCATCGCCTTCTCGCTCAGACAGAACAGACACCTTTTGTTTTTCTCACTTCACTCTTCAATTTCACTTCACttcgggagttgggtttgggcccccctatggggctccccgccccacttaaagtggggaaattactggagcgcccccctttaatagaatacggaagacacatttccgtattgaatacggaagtttaatatccgtattatattagtatgtaaaccggcaagggtttattcaaacccatttcaaacccatttccgtattttgccaagctcttctcccctcttcaaccttcgatctctgtcgctccccttgcttgaaccgtgtacttgaaaggttccatcatctccatcaaagctcttcacaaccccattctcagaattgaaacctagaggtaaggatttttggattttccccatttaacttgaaattatgttaatcattgaaccctagggtagtcgattgttgcttgtgtagaggtattgttggctgaaatgtcttgaatgtggtttgggtttagggccgatagctcattgtcgttaatggcgtttctgggtaaatacggatcacaggtttccgtattgaatatggaaaatggttttccgtattcagtatggaacatggttttccgtattgaatacggaaaaacgttttccgtattcatctcagaaccaaacccaacacttataattgattctgggttcagaatcaattatagaaggtttccaaagcatttgtgagtagtttctagatgccataattgattattaggaaaataaaagttgatccaagcatgcataatccacagaagatccgattatcatctatgtacttataaaattctaggaattttccatttgcttgcatcatgtttctgtctatggctgaaatggtatatatagtgaatgtttgctctgaatatatagtgagaatgaagaacagaaagaggtctcatgcttctagtgaggatgtcggggctactgaggatagacaccggcggttacatgcttctagccggcgcggcgatcatgctgcaacctctcaggcggtggaggcttcagctccagttgtttctccgccgtctcccatgattgaggttcctctggttgattatccgccgtctcccacggttgagatacctacagttgtttctccgccctctcccatggttgagtcatcaggcgaggagtcctcaggcgaggagtcctcaggcgaggagtcctcaggcgaggagtcttccggcgaggagtcatcaggcgaggcctcatccggcatgggaggatctgacgaggatagtattcctccgcctactgttgatgctgatgtcctgccgccagagcagggggagcagggggcacagggtggcgaggaggacctgatccagaggttgccgccgtttccgggggggcctgttgagctatcgctcctcacccattatgctgatcacaaggctccctgggcgtggcatgcactcctacgcacagacgagcggtatgtggaccgtcgacagttgaaggtggccacagctggggggaaggtttggaaccttgcttgtgatggtgattcagacagtcacaggcgggttcgagagttgattgagcagacgggtcttcatcagctaccatattgcagctacccggtgacagatgcaggccttattttggcccttgtggagcgatggcatgaggagactagtagcttccacatgccgttcggggagatgactatcaccttggacgacttgtcggctcttctccatctccccatggggtcgaggttctatacgcctgggaggggggagagggacgagtgtgcagcgctctgtgctcagttgatgggaggatctgttggtatttatgaggctgagtttgatacgaataggtcccagactattcgctttggggtcttgcagacccggtatgaggctgcgttggcgggtatgtcttaattattattgtattaatctgaggtgatgtctacatagctttggtgaataagaggaacaccaaaagtaacaagccAAGCTTCATATTCTGATGTGAATCTT contains:
- the LOC130724691 gene encoding partner of Y14 and mago isoform X2, with protein sequence MACSGSEDQASDQLSKTLKQGERILAPTRRPDGTLRKPIRIRAGYVPQEEVAIYHPKPALEFKKEMASHSGPPGYDPELEPKPRTKAGKRNERKKEKRLQAALDKDSNVAQDSGEQETLATVENSSHSSEPVHSLTTQMNELAVSGDSSIVTPAANSVDGSESGQDIEKRIRALKKKIRLTEALQQKSAEQDLKPEQLEKLAKLDDWRKELKQLEDK
- the LOC130724691 gene encoding partner of Y14 and mago isoform X1; protein product: MACSGSEDQASDQLSKTLKQGERILAPTRRPDGTLRKPIRIRAGYVPQEEVAIYHPKPALVSTLCWNEFKKEMASHSGPPGYDPELEPKPRTKAGKRNERKKEKRLQAALDKDSNVAQDSGEQETLATVENSSHSSEPVHSLTTQMNELAVSGDSSIVTPAANSVDGSESGQDIEKRIRALKKKIRLTEALQQKSAEQDLKPEQLEKLAKLDDWRKELKQLEDK
- the LOC130725818 gene encoding F-box/kelch-repeat protein At3g23880-like yields the protein MEICPQFVLPSELLIEILSWLPVKSLIRFKCVCKSWKSLISNDKPFVKLQLDRRSPKNNHVLLTSRQPRSSDCCFIPCLVTRLLEDPSFIIKQDRFLPFEDIEFEKVIGSSNGLVCLQVGGYGRRLCFCLWNPATRLTFHMSPPLTLTLDGKFGALNYGFGYDVSCNTYKVVVVLSLYHPNDRVSEKVTVVHCTGDSCWRETLSVPDVPFEFYHICGASLGDCVNWLANKFQQLLIVSLDMRDEKYRLLSLPEGTSDVSHAEIQVSGNCLYLFYDHKRTHFIVWKMREFGVQESWTRLVNISYKHLQYDLLHQWLICLSGDGDIFTLEKNGKLVIIYNLSDNSVKYVEFPNKSWLGANDYVESLISP